One genomic window of Gossypium hirsutum isolate 1008001.06 chromosome D11, Gossypium_hirsutum_v2.1, whole genome shotgun sequence includes the following:
- the LOC107930895 gene encoding receptor-like protein EIX2, with protein MAIATMTTALPISFFPFLLLVPAIFFTICHANSNLLCVPSEREALLKFKNHLIDPSNRLSSWVEGGDCCKWIGVVCHNLTGHVHQLHLAAPLSPYEQSALGGKINPSLLELNHLSTLDLSNNNFSSIHIPKLFGLLESLTYLNLSRAQFQGAIPHNLGNLSKLQYLDLRGNDLISESLQWVSGLSSLQYLDLSYANLSKATDWLQVTFKHPSLLELHLSTCILEDDPHLISVNSSKSLAVLDLSWNSLSSVPKSIFSLHGLVSIDLRFSSLDGPIPDYFGNISFLEVLDLHQNSINSSIPNSVFCLNHLRFLHLSSNKIQQDISEILQSLSRCCLGSLESLNMADNQLSGHLTCQLGQFKNLSYLSLAQNNISGPIPSSIGELSSLKYFDVSENQLNGTFPLCFGQLESLETLDFGYNLLEGVVIETHFSELTRLTTLKASHNRLRFEPNSSWIPPFQCQIIELGHWHLGSKFPLWLKFQKELSSLDISHVGISYVMPTWFVNLPTQLEYLNLFYNQLTGGISYLNVTNSIDLSSNRFTCPVPRVLSTLRYLFLSNNSFSGSLSELICNPSLKEMVALYIDINLLIGEIPYCWNHWENLAYLNLGNNNLTGKIPPTLGYTNPCMLNLRNNSMFGELPSTLRNS; from the coding sequence ATGGCAATTGCAACCATGACTACTGCTCTTCcaatttcctttttcccttttcttcttctcGTTCCCGCTATCTTTTTTACCATTTGTCATGCCAATTCCAACCTACTTTGCGTTCCAAGTGAGAGAGAAGCTCTTTTGAAATTCAAGAATCATCTTATTGATCCTTCAAACAGGTTATCTTCTTGGGTTGAAGGAGGGGATTGCTGTAAATGGATTGGTGTCGTCTGCCATAACTTAACGGGCCACGTCCACCAACTGCACTTGGCTGCTCCTCTTTCACCCTACGAGCAGTCAGCCCTAGGAGGCAAAATAAATCCTTCACTGCTGGAGTTGAACCATCTCAGTACCCTGGACTTGAGCAATAACAATTTTAGCAGCATACATATCCCGAAATTATTCGGTTTGCTGGAGAGTTTAACATATCTTAACCTCTCTCGAGCACAATTTCAGGGAGCAATTCCTCATAACCTGGGGAATCTTTCAAAGTTGCAGTATCTTGATCTTCGAGGTAATGATCTCATATCAGAAAGTCTTCAATGGGTTTCTGGACTTTCTTCCTTGCAGTACCTTGATTTGAGCTACGCGAATCTTTCTAAAGCAACTGATTGGCTACAGGTAACATTTAAACATCCTTCTCTGCTAGAGTTGCACTTGTCAACTTGCATTTTGGAAGATGATCCACATTTGATCAGTGTTAATTCTTCAAAATCACTGGCTGTTCTTGATCTTTCTTGGAACAGCTTATCTTCAGTACCTAAGTCGATATTTAGTCTTCATGGTCTTGTGTCCATTGATCTTAGATTCAGTTCTTTGGATGGACCAATTCCTGATTACTTTGGGAACATCTCGTTTCTTGAAGTTCTTGATCTTCATCAAAACTCAATCAATTCATCCATACCCAACTCCGTGTTTTGTTTAAACCATCTTCGATTTCTTCATCTTTCTAGTAATAAAATTCAGCAAGACATATCAGAAATCCTGCAGAGTTTGTCTAGATGTTGTTTGGGTTCCTTAGAGTCATTAAATATGGCAGATAACCAACTTTCTGGTCATTTAACTTGTCAACTTGGACAATTTAAAAATCTATCTTACTTGTCCCTTGCTCAAAACAACATTTCTGGTCCCATTCCATCATCGATAGGGGAGTTATCATCTTTGAAATACTTTGATGTTTCAGAAAATCAATTAAATGGTACTTTTCCTCTATGTTTTGGACAATTGGAAAGTTTGGAAACTCTAGATTTTGGGTATAATCTATTGGAAGGAGTTGTTATAGAAACCCATTTTTCTGAACTCACGAGATTGACAACTCTAAAGGCGTCACACAATAGGCTTAGATTTGAACCAAACTCAAGTTGGATTCCCCCATTTCAATGTCAAATTATTGAATTGGGTCACTGGCATCTTGGCTCAAAGTTTCCCCTGTGGTTAAAATTCCAAAAAGAATTGTCTTCTTTGGATATCTCCCATGTAGGAATTTCATACGTCATGCCCACTTGGTTTGTGAATCTTCCCACTCAACTTGAATATTTAAATCTTTTCTATAATCAACTTACTGGAGggatttcatatttgaatgtaACAAACTCTATTGACTTGAGTTCCAACCGCTTTACATGTCCAGTGCCAAGAGTACTCTCAACTTTAAGATATTTATTTTTgtcaaataattcattttcagGATCCCTTTCTGAATTAATTTGTAATCCATCATTAAAGGAGATGGTAGCTCTTTACATCGATATAAATCTACTCATTGGAGAAATTCCATATTGTTGGAATCATTgggaaaatttagcttatttaaatTTAGGAAACAACAATTTGACAGGGAAAATCCCACCTACTTTGGGATATACAAATCCTTGTATGTTAAACCTTCGAAACAATAGCATGTTTGGAGAATTACCCTCCACGTTGAGAAATTCTTAG